From the genome of Leguminivora glycinivorella isolate SPB_JAAS2020 chromosome Z, LegGlyc_1.1, whole genome shotgun sequence, one region includes:
- the LOC125241522 gene encoding uncharacterized protein LOC125241522 yields the protein MQSTLLLVWLVCFCAADSPNYDNTHFCPIPEMAQQGATEEPESQHPWLVRVVHAPSNATDMAPLICTGAVLADRVYITAARCIFSAKADYTTVIYSGHQLSVKAFVFPAQPTNQMFDDVGFIVSWWKREIKSFHTITLALERRLDDNSFDFFDDLAVNDSTLLGFIASKDSPSTHTLYRLDNMHASNEVCHELYPSGGGGGGAYRVPCAHSCRAAEQRAGSAPCGRLLLGLGHVLVDRSARLLGLVTWSCANAPTARRRSHDMPLPLGLALPNTKASQLNYDCAIAIRNLKVDYDKLTRGTHKSACDNIYNAAISG from the exons ATTTTTGCCCGATACCAGAGATGGCGCAGCAGGGGGCCACGGAGGAGCCGGAGAGCCAGCACCCGTGGCTGGTGCGCGTGGTGCACGCCCCTTCCAACGCCACAGACATGGCCCCTCTCATCTGCACCGGGGCTGTTCTCGCTGATAGGGTATACATTACTGCTGCAAGATGTATCTTTAG TGCTAAAGCAGACTACACAACTGTAATATACTCAGGACATCAACTGTCAGTGAAGGCGTTTGTATTTCCGGCTCAACCGACTAACCAGATGTTCGATGACGTCGGGTTCATCGTGAGCTGGTGGAAAAGGGAGATTAAATCTTTTCACACTATTACGCTCGCTCTGGAGAGACGACTTGATGACAATTCGTTTGACTTTTTCGATGACTTGGCTGTAAATGACTCGACTCTCCTAGGATTTATTGCCTCG AAGGATTCACCGAGCACTCACACCCTATACCGACTGGACAACATGCACGCCAGCAACGAGGTCTGCCACGAGCTGTACCCGAGCGGTGGGGGTGGGGGGGGCGCGTACCGCGTGCCGTGCGCGCACTCGTGCCGCGCCGCGGAGCAGCGCGCCGGCAGCGCCCCCTGCGGCCGCCTGCTGCTGGGCCTGGGCCACGTGCTGGTGGACCGCTCGGCGCGCTTGCTCGGGCTCGTCACCTGGTCGTGCGCCAACGCCCCGACAGCCAGGCGCCGCAGCCACGACATGCCGCTACCTCTCGGCTTAGCACTTCCCAACACCAAAGCTTCACAACTCAACTATGACTGTGCAATAGCAATAAGAAACTTGAAAGTGGATTACGACAAACTGACACGTGGGACGCATAAAAGTGCCTGTGATAACATTTATAATGCAGCTATAAGTGGATAG